The Girardinichthys multiradiatus isolate DD_20200921_A chromosome 11, DD_fGirMul_XY1, whole genome shotgun sequence DNA window aaataataaacaaatgtatCTGTTTCTACAGCTGTAGCAtttgcacaaaaaaacaaaaccaccattTCATCGTTCCAAAAAGTCGCTTTACTCTCTTGCAGGTAACAGGTTAGCTTCAAACACATTATTTAACAGTTATTTAACATATAAAAATTCTAATAATTGTGGTGTTTTCTTCTCTGTAGGGAGTGGACAACCTGACCACATACACCTTTAACACTCACGTTGCTAAACACACCTTCTGTAGAACCTGTGGAGTTCAGAGTTTCTACACGCCACGATCCAATCCTGATGGATATGGTACGACCCCAGCCTCAAGTATTGACATAAGACGATCACATCTGTCTGTTACAGTACGTGTAGAAAACAGAAATCTTATGATCACAATAGGGGGTAAATATTTTAAGCTggagacagttttgttttgttgttcagATCTTGTTTGTTTCTGTCTGTTTACGCCCTCAGGTGTTGCTCCGCACTGTCTGGATCCAGGGACTGTTCGCAGCATCATAGTGGAGAAGTTTTGCGGGGAGCAGTGGGAAGAGAGCCTGCAAGCTCACAACAGCATCAAAGACATGTCTAAACCTGGAGCGGACCTGCTgcaaaaataactaactaaaaaATAGTGAAACAGCATTCAAATCACTCACAGCATA harbors:
- the cenpv gene encoding centromere protein V isoform X2 — protein: MDLVTHLGGCHCGAVRFEVWSSPDLHVFHCNCSICTKKQNHHFIVPKSRFTLLQGVDNLTTYTFNTHVAKHTFCRTCGVQSFYTPRSNPDGYGVAPHCLDPGTVRSIIVEKFCGEQWEESLQAHNSIKDMSKPGADLLQK
- the cenpv gene encoding centromere protein V isoform X1, giving the protein MDLVTHLGGCHCGAVRFEVWSSPDLHVFHCNCSICTKKQNHHFIVPKSRFTLLQGVDNLTTYTFNTHVAKHTFCRTCGVQSFYTPRSNPDGYGTTPASSIDIRRSHLSVTVRVENRNLMITIGGKYFKLETVLFCCSDLVCFCLFTPSGVAPHCLDPGTVRSIIVEKFCGEQWEESLQAHNSIKDMSKPGADLLQK
- the cenpv gene encoding centromere protein V isoform X3; this encodes MDLVTHLGGCHCGAVRFEVWSSPDLHVFHCNCSICTKKQNHHFIVPKSRFTLLQGVDNLTTYTFNTHVAKHTFCRTCGVQSFYTPRSNPDGYGTTPASSIDIRRSHLSVTVLLRTVWIQGLFAAS